The Frondihabitans australicus genome includes a region encoding these proteins:
- the hisF gene encoding imidazole glycerol phosphate synthase subunit HisF, translated as MGAGADESRTHAGLAVRVIPCLDVAAGRVVKGVNFLNLRDAGDPVELAKTYYEQGADEITFLDVTATVEERATMYEVVAQTAEQVFIPLTVGGGVRSTDDVARLQASGADKVGVNSAAIARPALVTEIADRFGAQCVVLSLDVKRSERMPSGFVVTTHGGRTETDIDAIAWAREAIERGAGELLVNSIDADGTKQGYDLELVALMRENSTVPVIASGGAGSLDDFAPAIRAGADAVLAASVFHNGELTIGEVKRSLAQSGAVVR; from the coding sequence ATGGGCGCAGGAGCAGACGAGAGCCGCACCCACGCAGGCCTCGCCGTCCGCGTGATCCCCTGCCTCGACGTCGCCGCCGGGCGCGTCGTCAAGGGCGTGAACTTCCTGAACCTCCGCGACGCCGGCGACCCGGTCGAGCTGGCGAAGACGTACTACGAGCAGGGCGCCGACGAGATCACGTTCCTCGACGTCACGGCGACGGTCGAGGAGCGCGCGACGATGTACGAGGTCGTAGCTCAGACGGCCGAGCAGGTGTTCATCCCGCTGACCGTGGGCGGGGGAGTCCGCTCGACCGACGACGTCGCCCGGCTCCAGGCGTCCGGCGCCGACAAGGTCGGCGTGAACAGCGCCGCGATCGCCCGCCCCGCCCTCGTCACCGAGATCGCGGACCGCTTCGGCGCCCAGTGCGTCGTGCTGTCGCTCGACGTCAAGCGATCCGAGCGCATGCCGTCCGGCTTCGTCGTGACCACCCACGGCGGCCGCACCGAGACCGACATCGACGCAATCGCATGGGCTCGTGAGGCGATCGAGCGCGGGGCCGGAGAACTGCTGGTCAACTCGATCGACGCCGACGGCACGAAGCAGGGCTACGACCTCGAGCTCGTCGCGCTCATGCGCGAGAACAGCACTGTGCCGGTGATCGCCTCGGGCGGCGCCGGGTCGCTCGACGACTTCGCTCCGGCGATCCGGGCGGGCGCCGATGCTGTGCTCGCGGCGAGTGTGTTCCACAATGGAGAGCTGACGATCGGCGAGGTCAAGCGATCCCTCGCCCAATCGGGCGCCGTGGTCCGCTGA
- a CDS encoding primosomal protein N': MAVARVLVDTPLPQLDRLFDYAVPAKLAADIGPGMRVRVPLRTAGRMADAFVVEVVDTSEHEGTLSEVDEIISTVPVLAPEVWRLARAVADRAGGSASDVLRLAVPTRQVRVEKQWLAARAEGASAPAPLPVVTAPEAVAGYRSTDLRAALRARARLALDAVPLLVELSPAAGAEDPEGAGARATPPGDTPTPPNLWVGRWAATLATLAAMTVAEGENAILAVPDYRDQEQLVTALEAVVPRARIVRLDAKQSNPERYRAMLRARGDEALVLVGNRSVLLAPSERLGLIAVWDDGDPLYSEPLAPYVHARDTALLRAEQQNAALVFAGHARSTDVQRLVEIGWLIEVLPDPRYQPHVIPTMQQGSSEGFAANARIPSSAWASAKAAVEFGPVLVQVAHPGYAPRLACAECGDVARCLKCSGPLQKHDSGAVPACAWCGALAVGWHCQTCENTTMRSIGTGAGRTADELGRAFPGVKVVVSDGSRQITRVDDEPAIVVATRGAEPVAPGGYRAILLLDGERMLARESLRVAEDCLRWWSDAIALAAHRAPVHLVGVGGALASALATWTLPRFVSTELADRRHLRFPPAVRVATLTGQTAVVEKAVDALPEAARHEVLGPVDVPGGTVRAIVRFDYAQGADVARLLRSQVIRAATDRRRPPKGSRDDGRRVAPPTLRVRFDDVEPFSD; the protein is encoded by the coding sequence GTGGCTGTCGCGCGGGTGCTGGTCGACACCCCGCTGCCGCAGCTCGACCGGCTCTTCGACTACGCCGTGCCGGCGAAGCTCGCGGCCGACATCGGTCCGGGCATGCGCGTTCGCGTGCCGCTCCGCACCGCCGGCCGCATGGCCGACGCGTTCGTCGTCGAGGTGGTCGACACGAGCGAGCACGAGGGCACGCTGAGCGAGGTCGACGAGATCATCTCGACGGTGCCGGTGCTCGCGCCCGAGGTGTGGCGCCTGGCCAGGGCGGTCGCCGACCGCGCCGGCGGATCAGCGAGCGACGTGCTGCGGCTGGCCGTGCCCACGAGACAGGTGCGGGTCGAGAAGCAGTGGCTGGCGGCTCGGGCCGAGGGTGCCTCGGCTCCTGCGCCCCTGCCCGTCGTCACGGCACCCGAGGCCGTGGCGGGCTACCGCTCGACCGACCTGCGTGCCGCCCTCCGCGCCCGCGCGCGGCTCGCACTCGACGCGGTGCCGCTGCTGGTCGAGCTGTCGCCGGCCGCCGGGGCAGAAGACCCCGAGGGCGCAGGAGCACGCGCCACCCCTCCCGGCGACACCCCCACGCCCCCGAACCTCTGGGTCGGCCGCTGGGCCGCGACGCTGGCGACCCTGGCGGCGATGACGGTCGCCGAGGGCGAGAACGCGATCCTGGCCGTCCCCGACTACCGCGACCAGGAGCAGCTCGTGACCGCCCTCGAGGCCGTGGTGCCGCGCGCGCGCATCGTGCGGCTCGACGCCAAGCAGTCGAACCCGGAGCGCTACCGGGCGATGCTGCGGGCGCGAGGCGACGAGGCGCTGGTGCTCGTCGGCAACCGCTCGGTGCTGCTGGCGCCGTCCGAGCGTCTCGGCCTGATCGCGGTGTGGGACGACGGCGACCCGCTCTACTCCGAACCTCTCGCGCCGTACGTCCACGCCCGCGACACCGCGCTGCTGCGTGCCGAGCAGCAGAACGCCGCGCTGGTGTTCGCCGGCCACGCGCGCTCGACCGACGTGCAGCGGCTGGTCGAGATCGGCTGGCTCATCGAGGTGCTGCCCGACCCGCGCTACCAGCCGCACGTGATCCCGACGATGCAGCAGGGGTCGAGCGAGGGCTTCGCCGCCAACGCCCGCATCCCGTCGTCGGCCTGGGCGTCGGCCAAAGCCGCGGTCGAGTTCGGCCCCGTGCTCGTGCAGGTCGCCCACCCCGGCTACGCACCGCGCCTGGCCTGCGCCGAGTGCGGCGACGTCGCCCGCTGCCTGAAGTGCTCGGGGCCGCTGCAGAAGCACGACTCCGGCGCCGTCCCCGCCTGCGCCTGGTGCGGCGCCCTCGCGGTCGGCTGGCACTGCCAGACCTGCGAGAACACGACGATGCGCTCGATCGGCACCGGCGCCGGCCGCACCGCCGACGAGCTCGGCCGGGCGTTCCCCGGGGTGAAGGTCGTCGTCTCCGACGGCTCGCGGCAGATCACCCGGGTCGACGACGAGCCGGCGATCGTGGTGGCGACCCGCGGGGCCGAGCCGGTCGCTCCAGGCGGGTATCGGGCGATCCTGCTGCTCGACGGTGAGCGCATGCTCGCCCGCGAGAGCCTGCGCGTGGCGGAAGACTGCCTGCGCTGGTGGTCCGACGCCATCGCCCTCGCGGCGCACCGGGCGCCCGTGCACCTGGTCGGCGTCGGGGGAGCCCTCGCCTCCGCCCTCGCGACCTGGACCCTGCCGCGCTTCGTCTCGACCGAGCTCGCCGACCGGCGGCACCTGCGGTTCCCGCCCGCAGTGCGGGTGGCGACTCTGACCGGGCAGACGGCCGTGGTCGAGAAGGCCGTCGACGCCCTGCCCGAGGCCGCGCGGCACGAGGTCCTCGGCCCGGTCGACGTGCCGGGAGGCACCGTGCGGGCGATCGTGCGCTTCGACTACGCGCAGGGGGCGGACGTCGCGCGGCTCCTGCGCAGCCAGGTGATCCGCGCCGCGACCGACCGCCGCCGGCCGCCCAAGGGCTCGCGCGACGACGGTCGCCGCGTCGCCCCTCCTACACTCAGAGTGCGGTTCGACGACGTCGAGCCGTTCTCCGACTGA
- the hisG gene encoding ATP phosphoribosyltransferase, protein MLRVAVPNKGSLSETAGQMLSEAGYSGRRDPKSLYLADERNGVEFFYLRPRDIATYVGSGALDVGITGRDLLLDSGSTAREATALDFGSSTFRFAGPAGRFSELSDLQGLRIATSYAGLVGDFLAKHGVTATLVSLDGAVESAVQLGVADAIADVVETGTTLRAAGLEIFGPVILKSTAVLITSRDDVPGLDVLQRRLHGVLVARQYVMMDYDLPVRLLDEATRIAPGIESPTVAPLHDPEWAAVRVMVPRADTNQIMDALYEIGARAILVTPIHAARL, encoded by the coding sequence ATGCTCCGCGTCGCAGTCCCCAACAAGGGCTCCCTCTCCGAGACCGCAGGCCAGATGCTCTCCGAGGCCGGCTATTCCGGCCGCCGCGACCCCAAGTCGCTCTACCTCGCCGACGAGCGCAACGGCGTCGAGTTCTTCTACCTCCGCCCGCGCGACATCGCGACCTACGTCGGCTCCGGCGCCCTCGACGTCGGCATCACCGGCCGCGACCTCCTGCTCGACTCCGGCTCGACGGCCAGAGAGGCCACCGCGCTCGACTTCGGCTCGTCGACCTTCCGCTTCGCTGGGCCCGCCGGCCGGTTCTCCGAGCTGAGCGACCTCCAGGGCCTCCGGATCGCGACGAGCTACGCCGGGCTCGTCGGCGACTTCCTCGCCAAGCACGGCGTCACGGCGACGCTCGTGTCGCTCGACGGCGCGGTCGAGAGCGCCGTGCAGCTCGGCGTGGCCGACGCGATCGCCGACGTCGTCGAGACGGGCACGACGCTCCGGGCGGCCGGCCTCGAGATCTTCGGCCCCGTGATCCTGAAGTCCACCGCCGTCCTCATCACCTCGCGCGACGACGTGCCCGGCCTCGACGTGCTGCAGCGTCGTCTTCACGGCGTCCTCGTGGCCCGGCAGTACGTGATGATGGACTACGACCTCCCGGTCCGCCTGCTCGACGAGGCCACGCGCATCGCGCCCGGCATCGAGTCGCCCACGGTCGCGCCGCTGCACGACCCCGAGTGGGCCGCCGTCCGCGTCATGGTGCCGCGCGCCGACACCAACCAGATCATGGACGCCCTGTACGAGATCGGCGCCCGGGCCATCCTGGTGACGCCCATCCACGCCGCGAGGCTGTGA
- a CDS encoding phosphoribosyl-ATP diphosphatase — protein MKTFDELYAELSLKVRERPEGSGTVKEFDGGVHQIGKKIVEEAAEVWMAAEYQSDDECAEEMSQLLYHVQVMMLARGLTPADLYRHL, from the coding sequence GTGAAGACCTTCGACGAACTGTACGCAGAGCTGAGCCTCAAGGTGCGCGAGCGCCCCGAGGGCTCCGGCACCGTCAAGGAGTTCGACGGCGGCGTGCACCAGATCGGCAAGAAGATCGTCGAGGAGGCCGCCGAGGTGTGGATGGCCGCCGAGTACCAGAGCGACGACGAGTGCGCCGAAGAGATGTCGCAGCTGCTCTACCACGTGCAGGTGATGATGCTCGCGCGCGGCCTCACGCCGGCCGACCTCTACCGACATCTGTGA
- the rpe gene encoding ribulose-phosphate 3-epimerase — protein MPVRISPSILSADFVNLERDLNRISDADLVHVDVMDNHFVPNLTLGLPIVQRIQEVSPLPLDVHLMIDDADRWAPLYAETGAYSVTFSAEAARDPRALAKTLRGAGARAAVAIKPGTPVEPVLKYLDDIDMILVMTVEPGFGGQSFMDDTMPKLRAAREAIDASGRDVWLEVDGGINDTTILTAVENGADTIVAGSSVYASKPGEGTETGPAERIAALRAAAARVA, from the coding sequence GTGCCCGTTCGCATCAGCCCCAGCATCCTCTCGGCCGATTTCGTCAACCTCGAGCGCGACCTGAACCGCATCAGCGACGCCGACCTGGTCCACGTCGACGTGATGGACAACCACTTCGTGCCGAACCTCACCCTGGGCCTGCCGATCGTGCAGCGCATCCAGGAGGTCAGCCCGCTGCCGCTCGACGTGCACCTCATGATCGACGACGCCGACCGCTGGGCCCCGCTCTACGCCGAGACCGGCGCCTACTCGGTGACCTTCTCGGCCGAGGCCGCCCGCGACCCGCGCGCCCTGGCGAAGACGCTCCGCGGCGCCGGTGCTCGCGCCGCCGTCGCCATCAAGCCGGGCACGCCGGTCGAGCCGGTGCTCAAGTACCTCGACGACATCGACATGATCCTGGTGATGACGGTCGAGCCCGGCTTCGGCGGCCAGTCCTTCATGGACGACACGATGCCCAAGCTCCGCGCCGCCCGCGAGGCGATCGACGCCTCCGGCCGCGACGTCTGGCTCGAGGTCGACGGCGGCATCAACGACACGACCATCCTCACCGCGGTCGAGAACGGCGCCGACACGATCGTCGCCGGCTCGTCGGTCTACGCGTCGAAGCCGGGCGAGGGCACCGAGACCGGCCCCGCCGAGCGCATCGCCGCCCTTCGCGCCGCCGCGGCCCGGGTAGCGTAG
- the fmt gene encoding methionyl-tRNA formyltransferase produces MRLVFAGSPAAAVPSLRALAASPDHEVAAVLTRDDTPQGRKRVLTPTPVADAAAELGIPVIKARRITDEVTSAIVETQADLGVIVAYGALLREPLLSTLRLGWINLHFSLLPRWRGAAPVQRALIAGDTETGAAVFQLVPELDAGVVHGQITKPLHGDETAGVLLGELAISGALLLSRVVDEIGAGTSTPVEQQGDVTLAPKLTLDDARLDPSQPAAAVYDRFRGVTPEPGAFVEVAGARLKLLAAKPAGPGTPAVPAGAFLLDGRRALLGAGGGALELVTVQPAGKKPMAAADWLRGVASRETLRVDDPAAEADGPAAPGTASATGAAS; encoded by the coding sequence TTGCGTCTCGTCTTCGCGGGCTCTCCCGCCGCCGCCGTCCCGTCGCTCCGCGCCCTCGCGGCCTCGCCCGACCACGAGGTCGCGGCCGTCCTCACCCGCGACGACACGCCGCAGGGCCGCAAGCGGGTGCTGACGCCGACACCGGTCGCCGACGCCGCCGCAGAGCTCGGCATCCCGGTCATCAAGGCCCGCCGCATCACCGACGAGGTCACGAGCGCGATTGTCGAGACGCAGGCCGACCTGGGCGTCATCGTCGCCTACGGCGCCCTCTTGCGCGAACCTCTGCTCTCGACGCTGCGCCTCGGCTGGATCAACCTACACTTCTCGCTCCTGCCCCGCTGGCGGGGCGCCGCTCCCGTACAGCGGGCGCTGATCGCGGGCGACACCGAGACCGGCGCGGCCGTCTTCCAGCTGGTGCCCGAGCTCGACGCGGGCGTCGTCCACGGGCAGATCACCAAGCCTCTCCACGGCGACGAGACCGCGGGCGTGCTCCTCGGCGAGCTCGCCATCTCGGGCGCGCTGCTGCTGTCGCGGGTCGTCGACGAGATCGGCGCCGGCACGTCGACGCCCGTCGAGCAGCAGGGCGACGTCACTCTCGCCCCGAAGCTCACACTCGACGACGCCCGCCTCGACCCCTCGCAGCCCGCCGCCGCCGTCTACGACCGCTTCCGGGGCGTCACCCCCGAGCCCGGCGCCTTCGTCGAGGTCGCAGGAGCCCGGCTCAAGCTCCTCGCCGCGAAGCCCGCCGGCCCCGGCACCCCGGCCGTCCCCGCCGGAGCCTTCCTGCTCGACGGTCGGCGCGCGCTCCTCGGCGCCGGCGGCGGCGCCCTCGAGCTCGTCACCGTGCAGCCCGCCGGCAAGAAGCCGATGGCGGCGGCGGACTGGCTCCGGGGCGTCGCCTCGCGAGAGACTCTGCGCGTCGACGACCCGGCGGCCGAGGCCGACGGCCCCGCCGCGCCCGGCACCGCATCGGCGACCGGGGCCGCCTCGTGA
- a CDS encoding RsmB/NOP family class I SAM-dependent RNA methyltransferase yields the protein MSRVQPARRVALEVIRAVEQDDAYANLLLPQRIAKARLDAKDAGLATELTYGTLRMQGYYDRVIELAARRPTAKIDPAVLDVLRLGTHQLLATRVASHAAVDESVTQVRDAGKGQASGFVNGVLRTISRDTPESWRARVLDAAEGVDARLAAEFSHPEWVVRALRGALAAEGRADELGELLAADNVPPRVSLVALPGLDEPGAVAGVEPGRWSPVAVTAPPGDPAALPSVKAGKVRVQDEGSQLAALALSRVAPITAGERWLDMCAGPGGKAALLAAEAQAGGATLVANELVPGRVGLVRQALAASGLEGVEVRQGDAAEIGAQEPASYDRILLDAPCTGLGALRRRPEARWRKQPRDVADLAALQVRLLASGLAALKPGGTLAYVTCSPHLAETRAIVDGGVKRFARDGGDVTLLDAPAVLGGIATAPLDLGPGPFAQLWPHRHATDAMFISLLVRG from the coding sequence GTGAGCCGCGTCCAGCCCGCGCGCCGCGTCGCCCTCGAGGTCATCCGCGCCGTCGAGCAGGACGACGCCTACGCGAACCTCCTCCTGCCGCAGCGCATCGCGAAGGCGCGGCTCGACGCGAAGGACGCCGGCCTGGCGACCGAGCTGACCTACGGCACCCTCCGCATGCAGGGCTACTACGACCGCGTCATCGAGCTCGCCGCGCGCCGCCCGACCGCGAAGATCGACCCGGCCGTGCTCGACGTCCTGCGGCTCGGCACGCACCAGCTGCTGGCGACCCGCGTCGCGAGCCACGCCGCCGTCGACGAGTCGGTCACGCAGGTCCGCGACGCCGGCAAGGGACAGGCGTCGGGCTTCGTGAACGGCGTCCTCCGCACCATCTCGCGCGACACCCCCGAGTCCTGGCGTGCGCGCGTCCTCGACGCCGCCGAGGGTGTCGACGCCCGCCTCGCCGCCGAGTTCTCGCACCCCGAGTGGGTCGTCCGGGCGCTCCGCGGCGCCCTCGCCGCCGAGGGCCGGGCCGACGAGCTCGGCGAGCTGCTCGCGGCCGACAACGTGCCTCCGAGGGTGAGCCTGGTGGCGCTGCCCGGGCTCGACGAACCCGGCGCGGTCGCTGGCGTCGAGCCGGGGCGCTGGTCGCCGGTCGCGGTCACGGCACCGCCCGGGGATCCTGCGGCTCTGCCCTCGGTGAAGGCCGGCAAGGTTCGAGTGCAAGATGAAGGTTCGCAGCTCGCGGCTCTCGCCCTCTCGCGAGTCGCGCCGATCACTGCGGGCGAGCGCTGGCTCGACATGTGCGCGGGCCCCGGCGGCAAGGCGGCGCTGCTCGCCGCCGAGGCCCAGGCGGGCGGGGCGACCCTCGTCGCGAACGAGCTCGTTCCCGGGCGCGTGGGCCTGGTGCGGCAGGCCCTCGCGGCCTCCGGGCTCGAGGGCGTCGAGGTGCGGCAGGGCGACGCGGCCGAGATCGGGGCGCAGGAGCCGGCGTCGTACGACCGCATCCTGCTCGACGCCCCCTGTACCGGCCTCGGGGCCCTCCGCCGCCGGCCCGAGGCCCGCTGGCGCAAGCAGCCGCGCGACGTGGCCGACCTCGCGGCCCTTCAGGTGCGGCTCCTGGCGTCCGGCCTCGCCGCGCTGAAGCCCGGCGGCACTCTCGCGTACGTCACGTGCTCGCCGCACCTCGCGGAGACACGGGCTATCGTCGACGGGGGAGTGAAGCGGTTCGCCCGCGACGGCGGTGACGTCACGCTGCTCGACGCGCCCGCGGTGCTCGGCGGCATCGCCACGGCGCCGCTCGACCTGGGGCCGGGGCCGTTCGCCCAGCTGTGGCCGCACCGGCACGCCACCGACGCCATGTTCATCTCCCTGCTCGTCCGCGGCTGA
- the hisI gene encoding phosphoribosyl-AMP cyclohydrolase encodes MTTEQPLTRETVEAVVERAAFDAKGLLPAIIQEESTKDVLMMGWMDAEALRRTLTEGRVTFWSRSRQEYWRKGDTSGHFQYVRGAALDCDGDTLLVTVDQVGAACHTGEHACFDVDPLSPQIGSRNDHLVHD; translated from the coding sequence ATGACCACCGAGCAGCCGCTCACTCGCGAGACCGTGGAGGCCGTCGTCGAACGGGCCGCGTTCGACGCGAAGGGGCTCCTGCCCGCGATCATCCAGGAGGAGTCCACGAAGGACGTCCTCATGATGGGATGGATGGATGCCGAGGCGCTCCGCCGCACACTGACCGAGGGTCGAGTCACCTTCTGGTCGCGGTCGCGCCAGGAGTACTGGCGCAAGGGCGACACCTCCGGACACTTTCAGTACGTCCGCGGTGCCGCCCTCGACTGCGACGGTGACACCCTCCTGGTGACCGTCGACCAGGTCGGAGCCGCGTGCCACACCGGTGAGCACGCCTGCTTCGACGTCGACCCTCTCTCCCCTCAGATCGGCTCTCGAAATGACCACCTCGTCCATGACTGA